One Aptenodytes patagonicus chromosome 7, bAptPat1.pri.cur, whole genome shotgun sequence genomic window, GGATGGTTTGGAGCGAGGAGGAGCAATGCTACCACATCAAAGGTACTTCTGCAACTGCCAGACCTGTTTGTAGGGAAGGGGTTTGCAAGGAGAGGCTTGGAGCCCCTCCAGCCAGACCTGGATGGGAGTGCACGAGCTCTTCAGACTCCTGCCCTCTGGAATATCTCGCAGATAATGTTTGTGTCCGTGCGAACATGGGACAAGATGCTCAGCTCTCTTCCAATGCCACGGTATCAGTTGTTTTTTCTCTCAGCCCCTTGACACTCATAGGACACCTCTAAATGTCTCCTTCCACGGTGGTACAAGCTGATGCCACAAGCATGGGTGCCTCCAGATATGCTGTTGTCACTGGTGGCACTTAGAGAAAACAGAGTGCAAGGGCTTTAGAAAAGACTTAGAAAAGTCCTTCCTCTCTAAGAGACCTGAGTTTAAATCCCCCAGGACCCTGCAGGAGTTTAATCCCTTGAAGGACATCTGGTGCTGTTGGTGCCAAACAAGTACAACTGCTGATGTGTCTGGCAGGGCAAAGGGTCTCTCTGCAGGCAGCAATCCTGCTAAAGCACGTTATGTTAACGAGTGCAAGTTACCACTGATGGGCTGCTTCTGAAAGGGAacactgaggaagaaaatgagaagtgaAGGAGAGGTGTTTGTGCGAGGAGGGTCTGGAGGAGAAGGCTGGGTTAGAGCGAAAGTGCCTCGATGAAACTGGGGTGATCAGAGCTAGAAGAGCCCTTGGGGTTGCTGCAGGCTGGTTCTTGGTGCAAAGATCCTTGGAgacagccccagtgctcccaaaGGGGTCACATATTTAAATGTCTATTTTCACGTTTCTCTTGGGAATTGGCTGTCTCTCCTCCTGGGGACAATCTGCACGAAAGCAGCAAAGGAAGGAGCTGAGCTTGTAGCTAGGGAAAGATTTAATGACTTGATCAACTTGATTGAACGACTGGAAAGAGTTAATGACTTGAAGGTCACCTTGCCTGTGGAGTGAGGGAGATGCCCTCAAGCTGAGGGCATCTGCTGCCCATCAGTCAAAGCCGTAAGCCAGGTCGTTTCTCCTTCACGGCAAGCGCCGCTTATGTTCTCCTCTGTTGAGCGTTGCACTGAGATCTCTGTGGGATCCTGCCAGAAGCAGAGAGGCAACACCTCGCCACGTGGGCAGGCATCACTGCAACGGGAGGGGTTCCCTTTCTTGCGCCGCGTCCCTGAGGAGGGGCACAAAGCCATGACAAACCTCTGGTGTGCTGCGGTGCGAAGtgtccccttcctcttcctccaggtGTCATGCCCCCAGATGAGTATCATTACCGGGTTGATAACTCTGTTTACACCAACGCCGTGGCCCAGCGGAGGTAACGCGCATGCCTTGTTGAAGCACTGGCCCGTCTCTCTTCTGCCTAGCAgtctggcagggggaggaggcagcagggctccCGCGTGGGATACACCTTTCCTCTCTTCACATACCTCTATCTGAGCTGGTCTCCTTTGCCTGCCTTTACAGTCAGCGGAAAGAAGTAGGTGGTCCCATGGCGGTTCATCTGACCTGTTTCAGGTGTCCACGTGAGACTGAGAGGGATTTCACTTCACAGAAGGGTTTCTTTCCCTGTGTTTTATGAGATGTCTATACAATTAGCCAGCTGGAGACATCTAAAGCTAGTGGAACGGACTCCCAACTTCAGCGATGAAAGCTGCTACCCCAAGCTTAAACTTTGACCCATGTTCTTTCAGAGTAGCTGTTTCTTTGCAGTTACAGATCAATTAGTTCTTTCTGatccctttcttctcttcccttctctgagGGGGTCACAGGCACCCATGCCTGACATAAAGCATCTTTTCAGCTTAAATTTTGCAGCTGATGTTGCTCGGGACTTCTTGATCCCTGTGCCAGAGGAGTGGGTGGACTGTGCCAAGAAAGTCAAAGTGCCCTTTGATGCGGAGAAAAAATATCACCCCGAGTACGATGGTTACAGCCCAGgtaagcagagaggcagcagccgACCTTCGAGTTGGCCACTGCTCGCTCTTTGTAAGCCTGCAAGAAGTGGGGACTCTGACTGGTTCAAACGCAGGAACAGCGGCTGAATGGCTGGCCGAAGTAGAAATCTCTAGCATTGCTCTCCAAGTGCAGCATTTGGGTTGCCGGTGTGGAGAGCCTGGCTTGTAGATGTTTTCTCTGCCTCTTGGCAGATTGTTTCTCATAAAATTAGGAAATTTGGGAACACAGAGAGTAGGAAGAGACTTTTAGTACTGGGCTGCAGATGATGTGGGTGCTATGAACTCACTGCTGACAGTTGGGTCTATCTTTCCAAGGTCAAGTGCCATGTGTTTGCCCTTCCAGCAACCCCTGGCCCTCTGGAAGTGAAGGGGCTGCTTCCAGTGGAAATGCATGCCCAGTTTCTCACGGTTAGAGGCAGGGTAACCTAGCTGCACAGGATCGTGGGAGCTATTCCTTTGCACCTGAGGTTTAGGTGACACCAGTCTGGGTGCCATCATGTTAGTGATGTGCCAGTGTCCTGCCTCGACACAGCTTCCAGCAAACACAGCACCAAGGTCAAACCATAAACTGCAGTTCTGGTCTGCCTTTAGCAAGGCAGCAATGAGTTGTCCTCCCTGCAGTTCCACTACCTTCCCCCTGTTGATGTGGCGTTTGTTCTAAGTTTATGATTCTGTGTGAGTCAGGTTTGTTCCCCATATGAGTAAATCGACAATCAGTCTGCCAGTTATTCCCAGCTGGCATACGTGGTCTGACCGACTCCTTTCCCCAGGTGAGCCTGTGAAACAAGCTGACGTTGTCTTGCTTGGATTCCCGCTGATGCACCCCATGAGCTCTGAAGTCCGGAGAAATGACCTGGAGATGTATGAACCCGTCACTGAGACAGATGGGCCAGCCATGACCTGGGTAAGGAGAGGGGCAAAGCCTAAGCTGGGATTCGTCCACGAGGTGGTTGTTTCCATCGGAGTTATTCACTGCCAGCCCCATCAGCAGGCACGATTTGTCAGACCTGCTTTAAACTCTAAGGGAACGTGGACAGTGCAGAGCTAGAGATGCGCGCTGAAGATGCCTACTCTGGGTCAGAGGGATGCCAGCCGTGGCGTCACTCTGAAGCTTTTGCTGGAGACAGCAGCCGGTGAAAGgccatttttctctcctgcagaGCATGTTTGCAGTGGGCTGGCTGGAGCTAAAGGAGGTGCAGAGAGCCCAGAGCCAACTGAAGAAGTGTTTCAGCAACATCACAGAACCCTTCAAGGTTAGCTGCGTGGCGTGGCATGGGTGCTTCCCCGTGACAAATACCTCTTGTTTCTATCTTGCCTGTTCCCAAGTAGGTCACATCACACTGAGAGACATCACTTAGACCTCAGCCTGTGCTGACTGCACTTGTGGTCACCAGGTTATTGTTATATTCAGCTAGGTGGTTGTGCACTCTGCCTGCTTCCGAAGAGCAGTAAGGAGGCAGCTGCTTCCTACCAGGCAATACAAAGCCACGGGTCAGTATCATGCTCACCGCAGGCTTCCTTCTGCTTGCTGGGGATGGGAAAGGGAACGGAGATGGTGTTATTTAGAGATGCATCACAGCCCATCCACCACCTCATACCAGGACGGTCAGATATGCCCAGCAGAGCATGGTCATTGCAAGACCCCCGATATGTGACAGTGACGATGATAAGCGTATTCAAACCCACGAAACTGTATGAAGAGTCCTAATGTAACTGTTGAgtcatttctttctcttgctgGAGCAGATCTGGGTGGAGAACTCGGATGGGTCAGGAGCTGTGAACTTCTTGACAGGGATGGGTGGATTCTTGCAAGCTGTCCTCTTTGGCTACACAGGGTTCAGGTGAGACCTATGTTACGTCACATTTAATTTCTGAGCAACTACATGTCACTTGAAACCTTACTGTTTAGCTGGAGCAATGTGGTTTTActtgtgaaaaagaaaggaacttGCAGCACCCAGAATATCCTCCAAAGCTCCCAGCAGGTAACAAATAAACAGGAACGTTAATGATCCTGGATGAACTGTGGATACTGGGGACAGTTAGTCACTGGTGGAGAACAGGGTGGAGTTATCAGAAATTATAAGCTTTGGTCCATTTCTCCTCCAGCTACGTTAGCGTTGAAAGCCATTGGCTTCAAAAGGAGTCAAAGCGAGGCCAACGCTGAGCTCTTCAACACTAGTTGACACCCTCAGTGAAGAGGGACACCTCTGTATGATCTCGGGATTGTGGCTAGCATGTATCATTTTGATGTCTGCATATCAAACACATCCAGTCCTGCCCACTCCATAGGTGGTTGTAGCTTTGGTTTCTTCACTAAGTGTGGATCAAGCTTAAAGACTGCGATCCACCGATTACATTGGCCTTTTGGTTAACTAATTGAAGAGAAAGTCCATACAACCACCTTGCAGGCAAATACAAGACTGCTTACCTTATACACTGTGGTCTTTCTAAGGGGACCTTTGTAAATGGAGACCCTAGTCCCCTACCACCACACTGAGCTGCTGTAGGCCTATTCCCACTTTAAAGACTGGAAATAGATTCGGAACAGGTAAGAGACTCTCTCCGGGTCACTTGATGAGTTAGTTGCACATTTGGGAAGCTAAATGTCATTCCCTAAGTCTATCCTCTGGCTTAGCTGTAAGCATCATCCTGTCTCCTTTGGATGTGGTGTGGAAAGAGCTCCTGCGGCCCCTCTGAAGCAATCTGCCATCTGCACACGTGGGGCTCTGCAAGCTGCTGTGGAGGAAAGTGCTCAGCTGGCATCGCcacagcattaaaatattttagaaaaaaacattaagcTGTTCATATAACTTCAAAGCTGTGTCTCATATCCAAAGCAGCCCGGCGGTTTCAACCCTGAAGCAACAGTCTGTTGAGCGTATTCTTAGTTTAATTGAGGATGGATCAAACTGACAAGCCTTTTGATTTCCAGCAAAACCTTCTAGCACTAACTATATGtttttactctgtgtgtgtggccAGAAGCTGCTGAGAAACCCACCAGCTTCTTGGTGGAGCTGGGTGTGAGCTACCATATTCCCAGCTGAAAAATTTAATCTCAGCTTTTGCGAAGCTTGAAGGTCTTCAGATGCTCTGTGTGTGTCAGGTTGGGCCCCTCTTGGCACAGGCTCAAGCCACAGGCTTTGGGGCTCCAGCCAAATTTCCAGAGATGTTGAGATGACATTTATGCAGCCCTCAAGGCTGTGCTCTTGCCTTGCCCGTTGTAAGCCACGGACCCTGGCTGGCACATTGGCCTGCCACTGAGGCTCTCCGGTCTCTTGAGCCTCTCTTGAGTCCTCTCCAGTCCATTGAGCCCTCTCAACGGACTGGAGATGATGGTCAAGAGCTCTCACGTGTCAAGATTTGAGTAGGAGATAACAGTGGCCATTGTCTTTTCGCATTCAAAGCCAAAACACACAAATGGGCTCTGTTTGACTTTGGGTAAGGGCTTGGAGAAAGGATTCAAGCcgtttgcttgatttttttttttttttttttttaatcttttggtGAAGGAACACATATAGCGGCGCTGAGTTTAAAGCCCTTCAAACTGGTGGGAGTGGGAGCTGATGTGGGTTTCTGAACGACACCTTGCTGACCTGCTTTGGTCACAGCCTGGAGGGAAAATGAAAACCGAGCTGTGCGGATGCATCTTGGTTGAGATGGCAAATTACAGAGGAGAGGGGCAGTGCTAGCAGTCAGGTGTGTCTTGTGATTTAATCGAGCAGCACTTCCAGGAGCATCTCCACCAGGCGTGAGGTGAGCTCCCACCATCTCTTCACCAGCGTCGTATAGCTTTCGGAGCAACGGCAGATGAGAACGGATACGTGCTGCTAGGTATTTTGGCTGAAGCTGAACTTGCATCCTAAAAATCCCAGCTACAGCCATCTCCTGAGCTCCTCACACGGCTGGAGTTCAGTTCCAGCACGTGGCCCAGAGCCTGCGCCCGTAGGTTCATATGACCAGACTTCAGTGCCAATTCCTGCTTGGGTCCATGGCCGCCTCTGCTCATTCCTGTGCCCTGTTCCCCTCCCCATCTCAGAGCAGGGTGTTCTTGAAATTTTGCCAGCGTAGCATCTGATGAAGCCACCCTCTGAACATGAGTGGGGAACTGagctgccttaaaaaaataaatatttttctctttttttagttaaaaaaaaatcaaacctaatGGAAACCACAGACCCCAAACAAGGAACTAGAAGAGGGACAGGAATGCCTTAGGGTGCTGGGCTGTGAAATCATGACCTGAGTAGCTCTTCACCAGATGCTTCATCAGTGTGTTCGGGATTTGCCCAGAGATCCTTGGGATACACCAAGGACTCGCTCTGCCCACAGATGCACGGAGTAATGGGAGGGGCCTCTGGGATGTGTGAGGCTGTGCTGTCTGGGGAGGTGGGAGCTGGCTGACCCTAtaaagctgctttgctttgtggCCACCCTTTGTTCCCACCACTGACCTGCTCCTGCCTTTCCAGGATCACAAAGACCAGCCTCCGCTTCAACCCTGCCTTTCCTGATGACATCAACAAGTTGAAAGTCACCGGCGTCTCCTACTTCGGCAACAAACTGAAATTCACCATCACCAAAGAAGAGATCAGGATCAAAGTGACCGAGTCTCCCCGGGATCCTCCGGCATCTCCCCTGGAAGCTGTGCTGGAGGAGTCGGGGCAGCAGTTTCCCCTGTGTGAAGGTACTCTCTCACCACCCGAGTCTGTTGCCTAAAACAAAGATGTGGGGAGAAGCCATTCCCGTATCTCACACAGGTTGGGTTTTGTTGTAGGGCAGAGCGTCTCTTTCCCCACGGCGGCCGGCTGGATTCAGAGGTCATCCGCCAAGGCATTTTAAACCTTGGTTGATCTGGGTTTTACCCACCGAAGCAGCAGAAACAAGTTGAAGAGCAGAAGCTGGCAGAGGGGGAAGGTAAAGGTGGGGTGGAAGGGGTCCCAGGCTGTGCCATAAACCCTTTGCCCCCATGGGACTGTGTGTACCATCTTTCTTTGTGGCCCCGGGGAGGGGTGGTGGACTCGGAGCTCTCACCATGGCTGGtgtggcagcagctcccagagTGATGCTGGGCATCCTTGTCTATGCTGGGGGGCACTGAGCCCCCTGACTCCTGTTCACGTGCCTTCAACATCTCTCACTTCGCAGTGGAGACGAAATCAAGCCTGAAAGTGACTGTTTTAAATGAGTTTTCTAACCACCTGTGACTTGTTTATGCTTTAAACACCTGCATTTATAAGGATGCCCCTAGCTGATAAATCTGTATTTAGTCCAGCCCGTACGTGTGCTGACTCCCAGCTCCTCCAGGACGTCCTGGCTTGGTCCTCTCTTTTTCCCGGACGCCTGCGTCGCTCAGGGGGCTCAAAGGGCTGTGGAGACTCAGCCACTGCTGCTTCGCCATGTCACTCCTGCCTGCCAGTGAGCAAAAAGAGGAGGATCCTCGTGCCTCTGGGGTTTCAATACACCAAGTGACCGGGACCACCCCAAATCCTGCTGACCCCCTAATGAGAAACTCTGCCAAGGCAGCGTggggcagcaggcagcactgTGGAGTGGACAGAAGTAAGGCTGGAGCGGAGCGCTGTTTTGGGGCTAATATTAGTCACAAAATATACAGCCAAAAGCATTTTAGCCCTGTTTGGGCAGCGCacagcttcttttcttttgagtTATTTGGCGTAAAACATCCCTATCATGTTTTTAACCCCTTATCTACATTATCATCTCTCTTTTCAAGCAGTTTTGGAGTTAAAGCCCTTCTAACTTGACATTTGAAGGGCTATAGGAAGCCCGGGTGTCAGTTATCATTAATATTATGTCAGATGACAAGTGCAGCATTTTTCTGGGGTCTGAGCAGAGTCCTCCTCCAGCTAAGTAGCCTCAGGGCGAGCAAAGCCCTGCTGTGTATTTGCTTAAGGCATTTTCCATGTCCTAGAAAGCTctgagggaggaaagggaagggtgtGGAACCAGCTCTGCACCTCGCAGCATCCTCCCCTCCTGCATCCCCCTTCCTGGACGTGGTTTTGGTGCCTCGTTTCCCAGCCCCATGCCTTTGCTAGAGAAGACATGGGTCAAAGCTGAGGGGATGTCAAAGAtgctccctgccctgccgggGTCTGTCCTCTCTAAACAAACCCCAGGAATCTCAGCTGAATCCCACAGAGTTTATAAAAAGCCCTGCAGCCGCTCCCTGCCGCAGGCAGCATGTGGGAATGCTTAAGGAAGGAGGCAAAGCGACTCCCCTGCCTTATAATTATGCTGGCTCTTTGTCAGGCCTCATCAAAAGTCACCCAACCCCTAATTAGCAGCAGttcttggcagcagggcaggacAAATGGACCCCTCCATTCCTTTGCCCCTCATAACAGCCCTATGGGCTGCACTTGGATTTTGATGGGGCTGGGGATAAAGGCCAGGTCCCAGGTGGCACTAAAAGGGGtgcacccccaaaaaaaaaaaaaaaaaaaatccttttagtcCAGTTGTCAAAATGAACTGGCTCTGACCCGGGGAGGGCAATAGGGAGGGATAGCACAGAGCAGTGGGGTTGCATCCTGCACTCATCCCCTCTGTCGTTGCCTGGGGACCTGCTGGGCGATGTCTGCTTTACTGCAATGAGTTTGCAAGTCTCAGCACCCCTTGGAGGGGATGACATCTCATCTGCTTGAGCGTGTCCCCACGAGGCCAATAaacttctttgcttctttccccTCCTCAGTCGCGGGAGGGGCCCCGATGGCCTGTGGCTGTTTTAGGCTGGGTGACTCTAAGGGTCGTGGAGATTATTACTTCTCCTGGCTGTGAAGAGCACGATCAGAGCGAAAAAGTCATATTTATACTGTCCCTttagcacccccccccccccgcactacACACACGCACGCAGAAGACTCGCAATGTGTGAAATGGTTTAATGATTTAAATAGTAATCGCCGAGGCTGGAGGGATGCTGTGCTCCACACAGGATAAAGGGAGTTAAAAAACCCAGGGTAAACAAAAACAATCAAGCTGCCCCAAGAAGCGTGGCTGGGAGCCAGGGTCAGgcaccgtggggctgggggtgctggaccaggcaggggagggtgaggggagaaTGCAATCGTGTGGGAGAAACTTGTGGGGCTGCCTCCCCCCCAGCCACGCGCTGCCCGGTGGACGTGAAAGCTTGTGGTCGTGGCCCTGGGTGGCAGAGATGGGTGGTGGCTGGGTTATGCTGGACCAGtggactttttttgggggggccaCCAGCGATGCGGAGGAGTTTCTACAAGCCCTTCGCTCACCAGTCACTTATCCTCATCGTCGCTTCCGCTGAACTGGTAGGTGAAGAAGCCGACAGACTCCTGGGCGAGCTTGGAGAGGTGGATGACGCCGGTGATGAGCAGGGCAGCGAGCAGCAGCGGCAGTACCACGCTCCCCGCTGTGGCCAGGGTGTTGTAGCACCTGGCCTTGGAGCTGAAGCGCTGAGCGGCTTCCACGTCCCCGGCCACTTTCCGGTCCCGCGCCTGCAACAGCCGAGAGACGGGGCAGCAGCGCCCGGgctgcccgcagctccctccccgtgcctcctcccagcctggCTACGTGGCTTCGGCACCCTCACAGCCTGCAATTTAGCCCTCCAGGCAgtgccacgctgccagccagCTCCCCACCAGCCAAGAGGGTggccatccatccatccatccatcccaggCTGCCCGCTGGCTCCGTGCGCTCctgctccccccggcccccctgtCTTTGCCACTggatttttcccttctgcttctctcctgttTCTTTCGGAGCCTCACTGGCACCAGCCCTCACTTTCCCCCATCTCCCCACCCTGGTCCAGTCCAGCTGGAGCTGCTCCTGCCAGAGGGCAGGTGGAGGGGCCGGGGGTGTCACGGCCCCTCAGCACCTTCTAGGAAGAAGCAGTTGGTCCTCTGGCAGTGGCAGGAGGCTGTGGTTA contains:
- the LOC143162750 gene encoding interferon-induced transmembrane protein 5-like, which codes for MDTSYPREDYLPAPSHKREPSPTVLAVGASPTPRDHLIWSIFNTIYMNFCCLGFVALAFSVKARDRKVAGDVEAAQRFSSKARCYNTLATAGSVVLPLLLAALLITGVIHLSKLAQESVGFFTYQFSGSDDEDK